Sequence from the Blastocatellia bacterium genome:
CGGTGTGCCGGAGTTCAAGACCGAATACACCATCCTGCGCACCAAGGAAGGCAAGTTCCGCGTGCGCGGCACGGTGCGGCAGAACATGGATTCGTTCCGCGGGCCGGTGACGGTGGCGATTGAAGCCGAAGGCGGGCGCGAATCAAAAGAGACGCTCGACATGCGCGGCACCTCCGCGGATTTCGACCTCGCGGCAGAAGGCAAGCCGCTCGAAGTCGTCGTTGACCCGGAGAACCGTTATCTGCGCACGTCGGATGCGCTGAAGGTCGCCGTCGTCGTGCGGCGCGGCATCCAGGCGGCGCAGCGCGAAGAGAACGCCGAAGCCGAAGAGCAGTACCGCCAGGCGATCAAGCTGAGCCCGCGCTCGTCGCTGGCGTGGTACAACCTCGGCCTGCTCTACATGGAGCAGCGCAACTGGCAGAAGGCGCGCGACGCCTTTACGCAGGCGCTCGATGGCGACCTGGAGCCGTCGTGGATCGAGGTCTGGTCCTACATCAAGCGCGGCAACACCTATGACGCCGACGACAACCGCGAGCGCGCCGTCGCCGAGTATGACAAGGCGATCTCGAATGGCAACGATTACAACGGGGCGCAGAAAGCCGCCGAGCGCTTCAAGGGCCAGCCTTACAAGAAGGAGCGCGCCGCGCAGGTGTCGAACGAATAGCTATCAATTGTTAGACCATCCGGGCCACGCGGTTTTGAATCAACCGCGTGGCTTTTTTATCGAGCAAGCCGCGCCAGCGACGCGGTTGACTCACTGAAAAGCGGTTTGCTACACTAGGGTTGCGCTGGAAAACCAGTTCCGGCACGGTTGATTGACTGGGGCTATAGCTCAGCTGGGAGAGCGCTGCAATGGCATTGCAGAGGTCAGGGGTTCGATCCCCCTCGGCTCCATCGGGCGTCTAAAAGTTGAGGGGAGGCAGTCGGCGCCTCCCCTCAACTTTTTGTGCGGATGGCGACAGTTCTCTTTCGTTCGGTCGGGTACACTTGCCGCGCCTCGCCTCTCCGCGATAAAAATAAAGGCGCTCTTCCACCTCATCCGGGAGTTGCCCCGGCGCGTTATGCGTCGGGTGCGGCGCGTGCGGCCCGCGTGTGTTCTCAAGGTTCGACTGATGAAAGCACTCGTCATAGACGACAACGAGCTTGTGCGCAGCAACGTCGCGGAGGTCTTGCGCGCCGAAGGGTGGGACGTAAGCGAGGCCGAGTCGGCCGACCGGGCTTTCGAGCTTCTGGGCGACGACGCTTGGTCGCTCGTCTTCTGCGACGTGAAGCTCAGCGACCACCACGAGGCCGAGGGCTACACGGTTCTGCGGCGCTTCGTCGAGGAGCAGCCCGACGCGCGGATCGTTCTGATGACCGGGCACGGCTCGGCCGCCGGCGCGCTCGACGCCGTATCCTTGGGCGCATACGACTACCTCATGAAGCCGTTCGAGAACGAGGACGTGCTTCGCATCGCGCAGGCAGTCCGCCACTCGAACGAGAAGCGCGAGCGGCCCGGCACGACGGGCGAACTCCCGCCCGAACCCGTCTACACTTCGGACATCGAACTCGTCGGCGCGAGCGCCGCCTTCGTCGAGGTGATGAAGATGGTGGGCCGCGTCGCGTCCACGTCGCTTCCGGTTCTCATCACGGGCGAGTCGGGCACGGGCAAGGAGGTCGTCGCGCGCGCGATTCATCGACGCAGCCTGCGCGCGACGAGCGCGTTCGTCGCGGTCAACTGCGGCGCGATACCTTCCGAGTTAATCGAGTCGGAGTTGTTCGGCCACGTGCGCGGCGCCTTCACGGGCGCGGAGCGCGACCGGCGAGGGCTCCTGCAAGAGGCGGACGGCGGCACGATTCTGCTCGACGAGATAACGGAGACGACGCCCGCCTTCCAAGTAAAACTTCTGCGCGCTTTGCAGGAGGGCGAGATTCGCCGCGTCGGCTCGAACCACACGATAAGCGTTGACGTGCGAGTCATCGCCGCGAGCAACCGCGACGTTGAGCGAGAGATGCGCGAGGGCCGCTTCCGGCAGGACTTGTTCTACCGCTTGAACGCGGTGACGCTGCACCTGCCGCCGCTTCGAGAGCGCCGCGAGGACATCATGCCGCTCGCGCGTTACTTCGCGCAGCGCTCGGCGCACGCGACTGCTTGCGAGCCCGTGAGCTTCTCGCGCGACGCCGTGCACGCGCTCGTCACATACGAGTGGCCCGGCAACATACGCGAGCTTGAGAACGCGGTCATACGCGCCGTCGCCCTGTGCGAGCACGTAGTCCGCCCCGAAGACCTGCCCGAACGCGTGCGCGCCGCGTTCGACGCAAACTCGCGGACGGACGCCGCGACGCACGACGCGCACGAAGAGACGCACAAGGAGGAGGAGCGTCTGCTCTCGCTCTCCGAACTCGAAGGCTTGCACGTCGCGCGCGTGCTCGCGAGCACGGGCGGCAACAAGCAGGCCGCCGCGCGCGTGCTGGGCATAGACCGCACGACGCTCCAACGCATGCTCAAGCGCCACGGCCTAGACCCCAACGCCGCGCGCTCCAACGGCGACGACAACAACGGCTCACGCGCGCAAGACTAGAGAGAAACATTTCACCACAGAGACACAGAGGCACAGTTTAAGAACACTGCTTTATGATTTTAGCTGTGCCTCTGTGTCTCTGTGGTGAATCCCGCATGAAAAATAGCCGCGTGCCGACGGACGCAACCGTCCGTCAGGCACGCGGCTTCCCTTTCCCCCTTGATGGTGGAAAAACTTTAGGCGGCGGCCGTCGCGCCGCGCTGACGCGACTCGACGCGGCGCGCGACCTCTCGCGCGATGGCTAGAATCTGCGACGCGTCGAAGGGCTTCGTCACCACCCAGTCGACGCGCGCCGCGTCGCGCTCGGTCGAGCCGACGGCCTCGCCCCAGCCCGTTATGACCGCGAGCGGCAGCGCCTCGTCGCGCTCTCTCACCGCGCGCGCGAGTTCCCAACCGCTCATGCCCTTCATCCCCAAGTCCGTGAAGACCGCGTCGAAGTCCGACTCGGTTAACAGTTCTAAAGCCTCGCGCCCTCCGCGCGCGAGCGCGACGCAGTAGCCCTCGCTCTCAAGTATGTCGCGCAGGAGTTCGCGCACGCGCTCCTCGTCGTCGACGACGAGTATGCGCGTCCGTCCGGGCTGCTGCGGGACGAGCGCGATTGCTGGCGGCTCGCCCGTCGGCCTCGACTCGGCGCGGGCGCGAGCGGGCGGAAGAAGTATTCGGAAGGACGTTCCGCGTCCCGACTCCGAGTGAACCGAGACCGAGCCTTCGTGGCGTCGTATGATGCCGTAAGAGACGGCGAGGCCGAGCCCCATGCCCGCCTTGCCCTTCGTCGTGAAGAACGGGTCGAAGACGCGCGGGCGAACCTCGTCGGTCATCCCCTCGCCGGTGTCCGAGACTCCGATTTCAATCTGGCCTCCGGCCTCGCGCGTCGAGAGCGTAATCGTGCCGCCCTCCGGCATCGCGTCCACCGCGTTGAAGACCATGTTGACCAAGACTTCGCGAAGCTCCGACTCGTCGCCCATCACGCGCGCCTCGTCCGTGCCAAGTTTCAACTCAAGAGTTATGTGAACTCCTTCCGACTCGGCGCGGCTCTTCCAGCGCGGGCGCGTTATCTCTCGAACGTCGAGGAGCAGTTGGTCAACGGAGACGGGTTGAAAGTCGTGGTCGCGACGCTGCCGAGCGAAGTCCTGTATGCGCTTGATGGTCTTCGCGCCGTCCTTCGCGGTCTTGATGATGAGTTGAAGACCGGCGTCTATCTTCTCCGGGTCTTTCGTCGAGAGCAGAAGTTGCGCGCGGCCGAGAATCCCGGCGAGCGTGTTGTTGAAGTCGTGCGCGACGCCCGACGCCAACTCGCCCAAGGCCGACAGTTTCTCAATCTGCGCGTACTGCTCGCGTATCCTGTCCTGCTCGGCGATGTAGTGCGAAAGCTCTTCGACGTGGCGGCGAGCCTGCTCGGCCTGTTCGGCGGCCGCTTCGGCGCGCGCTTCGGCCGCCGCCTCGGCCTTCGCCGCTTCGGCCATCGCGTTGATGTTTTCGAGGTAGGTTCGATAGGTCAGGTAGACGATGACGATGATGGGCGCGACCGCGACGAGCGCGTAGAGACCGGCCGTCGAGACTAACTTAACTATCAGCCCGGCGGACGACGCGCCCGCGAAGTATGTTATCGAAGCCCAAAGGTACTTGTTGCGCCACGTCACCCACAGAGGCTCGTTCGCCTTCAAGGAAGTGTGAACGGCGGCGATGGTCGAGTTCACGACGTAGTGAACGAGCGCCATCACGCAGAGCGCCGCGACGAACTTCTGCGAGAAATCGCCGCGACGCAGAAGCGTCTCGTCGCCGAAGAGAAGGCGCAGCACGGCGACGGTCGTCAACATCGAGCAGGCCATCATCGCCGCGTTGAATAGACTCGTGAAGAGACTCAGGCGAGTCTTGCCGAGTCGCGAGGCCGCGAACAGTTCGGCGGCGGCGAGAAGCACCGCGACCTCGCCGCCGTAGAGCAGCAGCGTCAGGAAGATGAAAACGTCCGAGAACGAAATCTGCCCCGTCGTGCGCGGAATCGGAATGCAGAAGCGCGAGCTTACCAAGAGCGTGAACGCGACGAGCGGCACGAGCCGCAAGTCCAGACGCTCGACGGGCAGACGCAGCGCCGCGTACAGAATCACGCACGCGCCCGCCGCGATGAACGCCAACATGTAAGGCTTGACGAAACGCTGCTTCTCCATCTCTCAACCTCAGTGATAAGTGATAAGTGATGAGTGATAAGAGAAAGGCAAGGCGCGTCCTATGCCCCTACTCATCACTCATCACTCATCACTCATTACTTTCCATTTCGTTCGAGGAAAATCGTCTCGTAGTAGCCGCGCAGCTTGTAGCCCGCGCGCAGGAAGAGCGACTGCGCGGCGAGGTTCTGCTCGTTGACGAGCGCGCAGACCTCTTGGCTGTCAACGAGGAGCTTGCGGCTGAGGTGCGAAAGGCAGCGCAGGCCGTGGCCGCGCTGACGGCTCGCTGGCTCGACGTAGACGCCCTCGACGTATGTGCATTCGGGCGTCTCGGAAGCGATGTCGGCCTTGAAGACCAGATTTCCGTCCTCGACCAGAACCCACACGCGGCCGCCCTCGATGCGACGCGCGCAGCGCATGCGGAAGCCCGCGAGGTCAACGTCGAGCGGATTGATGCCGCTCTCGTCGTAGGCCATCGCCGCGTGTACGGGCATGACGAGCATCAGGTCGTCGAGCGTCGCGCGCCGCAGTTCGGGCACGGGCTCGCAAGCCTCGACGGGCCAGCGCTGCTCGAAGAGAAGCTCCCGGCAGAAGAGTCGCGGCGTCTGACCGGCGGGCGCGTAGTGGCCCCAGAAGCGATGTATCAAGCCCTGCTCGCCGAGTATCAAATGCGCGTCGCGCTCCTTCTGCGCGAGTTCCGCGAAGGCACGCAGCGCGCCTTCCGTGCGCGCCTCCACGAACGTCGCGTGCCCTATGAGCGCGACGCCGGCGAGTCGCCCTTCCGAGTCGCGGCACGCGTAGAACGTCCCTCGGTTGAAGGGGCTCTCCACTCCGTTGTCGCGTATCAGTCCGGACATGACGACCGTGTGTACGGGTCGTTCGGCGAGGAAGTCCAAGACCTCGCCTTCGTTGTGCCTTTCGGTCAGGGGGTGAACCAGAAAGGCTTCGGGCGCTCGCGCGTGTGTTCGTGCCATGGCCTTGTTCGACTCCGTGAATTGGGGCATCACGTCACTCCTTAATCGAGTTCGCTGCTGTTAACGTTTCGGCGAAGTTTCTGTCCGCCGCCGGCGCCCTTCAATAGTTCAAACGCCCGACCTTTCTGTTCACGCAGTCGTCGCACGCGTCGGGCACGGGCGGCGAGTAGCTTGTGGCGTCGCCCTTCGTCGTCGCGGACATCGCCTGCGCCGAGTCGGCCGCCAAGATGTTGTCCGTGACGAGCACGCCGTCGCCCGTGAAGAACTGGTCGGTGACGAGCACGCCCGAACTTATGTAGACCGAGCCGCTGCCCATCACGCCGCCGTTGCTGAACGCGACGCTGTCCGTCACGAGCACGCCGTTCGAGAGCATCGTGCGATCCGTGACTAACACGCCGTCGGTGACCAGCACGCCGTCAGTGACTAGCACGCCGTCGGTCACGAGCACGCCGAGCCCGTAGATTTTCTGATACGCGGTTATCAACTCCTGCCCGGTCGCGTAACCGTAGCCGAGCACGACGCCGCGCGACCAAGCGAAGGTCTCGCCCGCAATCGTGCTCTGCTGCGAAGGCGCCGCGCCCGCGAGCAGCGGCGCGCCGACGGGCGTGAGCGGCGAGAGATCCGTGCGAACGAGGCGCGCGAGACGCACAGCGCCCTCGACGT
This genomic interval carries:
- a CDS encoding sigma-54 dependent transcriptional regulator encodes the protein MKALVIDDNELVRSNVAEVLRAEGWDVSEAESADRAFELLGDDAWSLVFCDVKLSDHHEAEGYTVLRRFVEEQPDARIVLMTGHGSAAGALDAVSLGAYDYLMKPFENEDVLRIAQAVRHSNEKRERPGTTGELPPEPVYTSDIELVGASAAFVEVMKMVGRVASTSLPVLITGESGTGKEVVARAIHRRSLRATSAFVAVNCGAIPSELIESELFGHVRGAFTGAERDRRGLLQEADGGTILLDEITETTPAFQVKLLRALQEGEIRRVGSNHTISVDVRVIAASNRDVEREMREGRFRQDLFYRLNAVTLHLPPLRERREDIMPLARYFAQRSAHATACEPVSFSRDAVHALVTYEWPGNIRELENAVIRAVALCEHVVRPEDLPERVRAAFDANSRTDAATHDAHEETHKEEERLLSLSELEGLHVARVLASTGGNKQAAARVLGIDRTTLQRMLKRHGLDPNAARSNGDDNNGSRAQD
- a CDS encoding ATP-binding protein, with protein sequence MEKQRFVKPYMLAFIAAGACVILYAALRLPVERLDLRLVPLVAFTLLVSSRFCIPIPRTTGQISFSDVFIFLTLLLYGGEVAVLLAAAELFAASRLGKTRLSLFTSLFNAAMMACSMLTTVAVLRLLFGDETLLRRGDFSQKFVAALCVMALVHYVVNSTIAAVHTSLKANEPLWVTWRNKYLWASITYFAGASSAGLIVKLVSTAGLYALVAVAPIIVIVYLTYRTYLENINAMAEAAKAEAAAEARAEAAAEQAEQARRHVEELSHYIAEQDRIREQYAQIEKLSALGELASGVAHDFNNTLAGILGRAQLLLSTKDPEKIDAGLQLIIKTAKDGAKTIKRIQDFARQRRDHDFQPVSVDQLLLDVREITRPRWKSRAESEGVHITLELKLGTDEARVMGDESELREVLVNMVFNAVDAMPEGGTITLSTREAGGQIEIGVSDTGEGMTDEVRPRVFDPFFTTKGKAGMGLGLAVSYGIIRRHEGSVSVHSESGRGTSFRILLPPARARAESRPTGEPPAIALVPQQPGRTRILVVDDEERVRELLRDILESEGYCVALARGGREALELLTESDFDAVFTDLGMKGMSGWELARAVRERDEALPLAVITGWGEAVGSTERDAARVDWVVTKPFDASQILAIAREVARRVESRQRGATAAA
- a CDS encoding GNAT family N-acetyltransferase; protein product: MARTHARAPEAFLVHPLTERHNEGEVLDFLAERPVHTVVMSGLIRDNGVESPFNRGTFYACRDSEGRLAGVALIGHATFVEARTEGALRAFAELAQKERDAHLILGEQGLIHRFWGHYAPAGQTPRLFCRELLFEQRWPVEACEPVPELRRATLDDLMLVMPVHAAMAYDESGINPLDVDLAGFRMRCARRIEGGRVWVLVEDGNLVFKADIASETPECTYVEGVYVEPASRQRGHGLRCLSHLSRKLLVDSQEVCALVNEQNLAAQSLFLRAGYKLRGYYETIFLERNGK